A genomic segment from Paralichthys olivaceus isolate ysfri-2021 chromosome 22, ASM2471397v2, whole genome shotgun sequence encodes:
- the LOC109634920 gene encoding uncharacterized protein, translating to MAFGFNLGFALLLSMWSTAKCDQIPSGVYRTECHDRYFMIAVDLSFAGVEPHFEAVDRTGAYLITEQYAAECGYTVSVLPFQGYVELRASYFSCQTENKGDDVFTFNFNLITNHYGQSITYALNETCSLLLPWSPREVTCETNYMEVSVRNTVTCPAQTTDDWNTALQPDYASATSDWQVTFQREEEQMIPVNLSEARTHGYVFDLTEGRLVFRTPYGQPDSLSTEVNGVTVEVVHATLFSRQSWVVLMVDLVAACSMSNGSYDEGGYMLWETPEVLQPLVSGLTNTQVNIGVSGELVVQPVAEERGYNVEKHNGSVEISIPYNAEGGYRKSFLSDELYEYYIFHLYLELISVDEDHVDSRIRYHRTLATPLLPCPVFTENRTVLEERVFTIYLGDVPEDVEVSAVQLNEHKFITRNERSQSLTKVVHPNNTQGYTLKVPFDDSVVIQKFSKEDSAMKHILKVNFTLTVLPENDSYFYLTSVMALSDVSPPEFEAFCSESGISFKLDHRPSDYLWYISIASDLLTPELATENGYIITNNSQSLLIEVPLFTQGFVYEDIDLKGFLGTFEILIRDHETSEVQSSTVKTCPFTTAEFILCSTDGRMTVMADLSLASSSGGIPARSNLLNTYCGPKEADDTRALFSFPLNSCGSIIKLGKEYVTYQNEISFSKKFSLQKNPSDTSNQLNGIKVQCTYPLAGLHRLFSVYKFDSDTPGIGNIVRSTEVVQRPTMEFNTVLQTPLPPTRRTNPMFVKPVQHIKVSTYLKNLSKGARNPLQAKMTPSV from the exons ATGGCTTTTGGGTTCAACCTTGG GTTCGCCCTGCTCTTGTCTATGTGGTCAACTGCAAAATGTGACCAGATTCCCAGTG GAGTTTATCGTACAGAGTGTCATGATCGCTACTTCATGATAGCTGTTGATCTCTCCTTTGCTGGAGTAGAACCTCACTTTGAGGCTGTTG ATAGAACAGGCGCATACCTCATCACTGAGCAGTATGCAGCTGAGTGTGGCTACACTGTCAGTGTTCTCCCTTTTCAGGGTTACGTGGAGCTCCGAGCCTCGTATTTCAGCTGTCAGACTGAAaacaaa GGTGATGACGTTTTCACATTCAACTTCAACCTGATCACAAACCATTATGGTCAGTCAATCACCTATGCTTTGAATGAGACCTGTTCTCTATTGCTCCCCTGGTCTCCCAGAGAGGTTACGTGTGAGACCAACTACATGGAA GTATCTGTGAGGAATACAGTTACCTGTCCAGCTCAGACAACAGATGACTGGAATACTGCTCTACAGCCT GATTATGCTTCAGCAACCTCAGACTGGCAGGTGACGtttcagagagaggaggagcagatgaTTCCTGTGAACCTCTCTGAAGCTCGCACACATGGCTATGTGTTTGACCTGACAGAGGGACGGCTTGTGTTTCGTACACCGTATGGACAACCTGACTCATTGAGCACTGAG GTGAACGGTGTTACAGTAGAGGTCGTCCATGCAACTCTGTTCTCCAGACAAAGCTGGGTTGTCCTCATGGTCGACCTTGTGGCTGCTTGCTCCATGT CCAATGGATCGTATGATGAGGGTGGATACATGTTGTGGGAGACTCCTGAGGTGTTGCAACCGCTGGTGTCTGGTCTGACCAACACACAGGTCAACATCGGTGTCAGTGGTGAACTTGTGGTGCAGCCTGTTGCAGAGGAGAGAGGTTACAATGTGGAGAAGCACAATGGCTCAGTGGAGATCAGCATCCCCTATAATGCTGAAGGAGGATACAGGAAG aGCTTTTTGTCTGATGAACTCTATGAGTACTACATCTTCCATCTCTATCTGGAGCTAATCTCAGTGGATGAGGATCATGTTGACTCCAGAATTCGCTATCACAGGACACTTGCAACTCCTCTGCTGCCATGTCCTGTTTTTACAGAGAACC GAACAGTCCTCGAGGAACGAGTGTTCACAATCTACCTGGGAGATGTTCCTGAGGATGTTGAGGTCTCTGCTGTTCAGCTGAACGAACACAAATTTATAACCAGAAATGAGAGAAGCCAGAGCCTCACAAAGGTTGTTCATCCCAACAACACCCAGGGCTACACTCTGAAGGTGCCTTTTGATGACTCTGTTGTCATACAGAAG tTCTCTAAAGAAGATTCAGCTATGAAGCACATACTGAAGGTCAACTTCACACTGACAGTTCTGCCTGAGAATGATTCTTATTTCTACCTGACCTCAGTTATGGCACTATCGGATGTCT CTCCTCCGGAGTTTGAGGCTTTCTGTTCTGAGTCTGGCATCAGCTTCAAACTAGACCACCGGCCTTCTGACTACCTGTGGTACATCAGCATCGCTTCTGACCTGCTGACGCCAGAACTGGCAACCGAGAACGGCTACATCATAACTAACAATAGCCAGAGTCTGCTGATCGAGGTGCCGCTCTTCACTCAAGGATTTGTGTACGAG GACATTGATCTGAAAGGATTCCTTGGTACTTTTGAAATCCTCATTCGAGATCATGAAACATCAGAGGTCCAGAGTTCAACCGTGAAGACGTGTCCATTCACTACTGCTGAGTTCATTT TGTGTTCCACTGATGGCAGGATGACTGTGATGGCCGACCTGTCTCTGGCCAGCTCAAGTGGAGGAATCCCTGCTAGAAGCAACCTCCTGAACACATACTGTGGACCCAAAGAAGCAGACGACACCAGGGCCCTCTTCTCTTTCCCCCTCAACAGCTGTGGATCCATAATAAAG CTCGGAAAGGAATATGTGACGTACCAAAACGAGATTTCTTTCAGCAAGAAGTTCAGTCTTCAGAAAAATCCATCAGATACCAGCAATCAGTTAAACGG GATTAAAGTGCAATGTACGTATCCTCTGGCTGGGCTCCATCGTCTGTTCTCGGTGTACAAGTTTGATTCTGACACTCCCGGCATCGGCAACATTGTTCGTTCTACTGAAG TTGTACAGCGACCCACCATGGAGTTCAACACAGTGCTGCAAACTCCACTGCCCCCCACCAGACGCACAAATCCCATGTTTGTGAAGCCTGTTCAACACATTAAAGTGTCCACGTATCTAAAGAATCTTTCGAAAG GAGCCAGAAATCCATTGCAAGCTAAAATGACACCATCTGTTTGA
- the LOC109644902 gene encoding uncharacterized protein isoform X1 translates to MKISSFHIQCGVVLLLLSPLSVSSPVTTGNRAFQTKCLERHFWLSVKSSFLGSMIRFDFEDRSGYHILSEQEAALCGYTSLINDVGDLVFRASFLACHVHTQTGSDYHLHVWFVNLQADGKVLGLFPLQLTCSLQEQWSSREIVCEENYMEVSLYLPVLPVKYDSDRKAEMAVMFHRADRPSERATVLSLTEAAALSYHVSMSGSRLTLRCPYSSPLSYIREVKGVDVEIVSATTLYRLQSNFLAVDTTVACVLSEATADGSDLLWTLPFILSPLVHGQFRDRGVRVGVNGQALSESDAKERRYKIGIKEGRVEVRVPTGASGGHIKSGVVRGQYRQHMSVDLFLMSQWEDDRWPLTQLRSLRLLKTPLIPQTLFLTSKTSEGLFSVTLGPFAPDVSIQKVTIDGGGDILTWTQSHQTRSDADVAVSRLSYVNGSVSFQLSFLLSHPKVIPEFIGAGYKTYSITFIFILNISPNKEVLYHQVSTEHSVEYTAPDSPRLEGKCTASSLLVLLHHGAQAELQWELYLGTRKLDWELVEMGGFVVEAQDDYLTVEIPLYSPGMNYEELTLWSVVAGVNVFVVDAESLEVRDSLLLKCTFAVTELLVCLPEGRMMAVVDTTHTIPPTHPNRTTLLDPSCAPMETDSARALFNFSLDSCGTIVTTEGNFLVYENQIRYNQDFLPLDDPVIHRDSPYRLTIQCRYPANKSSTLSLQYPVYSHLDLSPMMPVNRTRREANTGQRKWRVHL, encoded by the exons ATGAAAATATCATCGTTCCATATTCAGTGTGG tgttgtgttgctCCTGCTCTCACCTCTGAGTGTCTCCAGTCCAGTGACTACAGGAAACA GAGCTTTTCAGACCAAATGCCTGGAGCGTCACTTTTGGTTGTCTGTCAAGTCCAGCTTCCTCGGCTCAATGATCCGTTTTGACTTCGAGG ACCGGTCTGGATACCACATCCTGTCTGAGCAGGAGGCCGCTCTCTGTGGTTACACCTCCCTGATCAATGATGTCGGAGACCTGGTGTTTCGTGCCTCCTTCCTGGCCTGTCACGTCCACACCCAG ACGGGATCAGACTATCACCTGCATGTCTGGTTTGTGAACCTCCAGGCAGATGGGAAGGTGTTGGGGCTTTTCCCCCTCCAGCTCACTTGCTCTCTCCAGGAGCAATGGAGCTCCAGAGAGATCGTGTGTGAGGAAAACTACATGGAG GTGTCCCTCTATCTACCTGTCCTGCCTGTGAAATATGACAGTGACAGGAAG GCAGAGATGGCTGTGATGTTCCACAGAGCGGACCGGCCGtcagaaagagccacagtgTTGTCCctgactgaagctgctgctctgagctACCACGTCTCAATGAGTGGCTCACGTCTCACCCTCCGCTGTCCCTATTCCTCCCCTCTCTCATACATCAGAGAG gtgAAGGGAGTAGATGTGGAGATTGTCAGTGCAACCACACTTTACAGACTCCAGAGCAACTTCCTCGCTGTTGACACCACTGTCGCATGTGTACTGA GTGAGGCCACAGCAGATGGGTCGGACCTGTTGTGGACTCTCCCTTTCATTCTTTCTCCTCTAGTTCACGGGCAGTTCAGGGACAGAGGCGTGAGGGTGGGAGTCAACGGCCAAGCTCTGAGCGAGTCTGATGCTAAAGAGAGACGATACAAGATCGGCATAAAGGAGGGGAGAGTGGAGGTCAGGGTTCCTACAGGAGCCTCTGGTGGACACATCAAG aGCGGTGTTGTCAGGGGACAGTACAGACAGCACATGTCTGTTGATCTGTTTTTGATGAGTCAGTGGGAGGATGACCGTTGGCCTCTCACACAGCTCCGCTCCCTCAGGCTCCTGAAGACTCCACTCATCCCTCAAACTCTTTTCTTAACCAGCA AAACATCCGAGGGATTATTTTCTGTTACCTTAGGCCCGTTTGCACCTGACGTCTCCATTCAGAAGGTGACTATAGATGGTGGTGGTGACATTTTAACCTGGACCCAAAGCCACCAAACGCGGAGTGACGCAGACGTTGCGGTTTCCAGACTCTCCTACGTCAACGGGAGCGTCTCCTTCCAGCTCAGTTTCCTGTTGTCACACCCAAAAGTAATCCCAGAG TTCATAGGTGCTGGTTATAAGACGTACAGCATCACTTTCATCTTCATTCTTAACATCTCACCCAATAAAGAGGTGTTGTACCATCAAGTCTCCACTGAGCATAGCGTCGAGTACACGG ctccagattCACCCAGACTGGAGGGGAAGTGCACAGCGAGCAgcctgctggtgctgctgcatcACGGGGCCCAGGCCGAGCTGCAGTGGGAGCTCTACCTCGGCACCCGGAAGCTCGACTGGGAGCTGGTGGAGATGGGCGGGTTCGTAGTGGAGGCTCAGGACGACTACTTAACTGTGGAGATCCCTCTGTACAGCCCTGGGATGAACTATGAG GAGTTGACATTGTGGAGTGTCGTTGCCGGTGTGAATGTGTTCGTTGTGGATGCTGAGTCTCTGGAAGTACGGGACAGCCTTCTCCTCAAATGCACGTTTGCTGTGACAGAACTTTTAG TGTGTTTGCCAGAAGGGAGGATGATGGCCGTGGTCGACACCACCCACACCATCCCCCCGACTCACCCCAACCGAACCACTCTGCTGGACCCCAGCTGTGCTCCCATGGAGACAGACAGTGCCAGAGCTCTGTTCAACTTCAGCCTGGACTCCTGTGGGACGATCGTCACT ACTGAGGGGAATTTCCTGGTTTATGAAAACCAGATCCGCTACAACCAAGATTTTCTGCCTCTGGATGATCCTGTTATACACAGAGATTCTCCGTACAG ACTGACGATCCAGTGTCGCTACCCTGCAAACAAGAGCAGCACCCTGTCGCTCCAGTATCCTGTGTATTCACATCTGGACCTTTCACCCATGATGCCGGTCAATCGCACACGCAGGGAAGCAAACACag GACAAAGAAAATGGAGGGTGCATTTGTAG
- the LOC109644902 gene encoding uncharacterized protein isoform X2 translates to MKISSFHIQCGVVLLLLSPLSVSSPVTTGNRAFQTKCLERHFWLSVKSSFLGSMIRFDFEDRSGYHILSEQEAALCGYTSLINDVGDLVFRASFLACHVHTQTGSDYHLHVWFVNLQADGKVLGLFPLQLTCSLQEQWSSREIVCEENYMEVSLYLPVLPVKYDSDRKAEMAVMFHRADRPSERATVLSLTEAAALSYHVSMSGSRLTLRCPYSSPLSYIREVKGVDVEIVSATTLYRLQSNFLAVDTTVACVLIHGQFRDRGVRVGVNGQALSESDAKERRYKIGIKEGRVEVRVPTGASGGHIKSGVVRGQYRQHMSVDLFLMSQWEDDRWPLTQLRSLRLLKTPLIPQTLFLTSKTSEGLFSVTLGPFAPDVSIQKVTIDGGGDILTWTQSHQTRSDADVAVSRLSYVNGSVSFQLSFLLSHPKVIPEFIGAGYKTYSITFIFILNISPNKEVLYHQVSTEHSVEYTAPDSPRLEGKCTASSLLVLLHHGAQAELQWELYLGTRKLDWELVEMGGFVVEAQDDYLTVEIPLYSPGMNYEELTLWSVVAGVNVFVVDAESLEVRDSLLLKCTFAVTELLVCLPEGRMMAVVDTTHTIPPTHPNRTTLLDPSCAPMETDSARALFNFSLDSCGTIVTTEGNFLVYENQIRYNQDFLPLDDPVIHRDSPYRLTIQCRYPANKSSTLSLQYPVYSHLDLSPMMPVNRTRREANTGQRKWRVHL, encoded by the exons ATGAAAATATCATCGTTCCATATTCAGTGTGG tgttgtgttgctCCTGCTCTCACCTCTGAGTGTCTCCAGTCCAGTGACTACAGGAAACA GAGCTTTTCAGACCAAATGCCTGGAGCGTCACTTTTGGTTGTCTGTCAAGTCCAGCTTCCTCGGCTCAATGATCCGTTTTGACTTCGAGG ACCGGTCTGGATACCACATCCTGTCTGAGCAGGAGGCCGCTCTCTGTGGTTACACCTCCCTGATCAATGATGTCGGAGACCTGGTGTTTCGTGCCTCCTTCCTGGCCTGTCACGTCCACACCCAG ACGGGATCAGACTATCACCTGCATGTCTGGTTTGTGAACCTCCAGGCAGATGGGAAGGTGTTGGGGCTTTTCCCCCTCCAGCTCACTTGCTCTCTCCAGGAGCAATGGAGCTCCAGAGAGATCGTGTGTGAGGAAAACTACATGGAG GTGTCCCTCTATCTACCTGTCCTGCCTGTGAAATATGACAGTGACAGGAAG GCAGAGATGGCTGTGATGTTCCACAGAGCGGACCGGCCGtcagaaagagccacagtgTTGTCCctgactgaagctgctgctctgagctACCACGTCTCAATGAGTGGCTCACGTCTCACCCTCCGCTGTCCCTATTCCTCCCCTCTCTCATACATCAGAGAG gtgAAGGGAGTAGATGTGGAGATTGTCAGTGCAACCACACTTTACAGACTCCAGAGCAACTTCCTCGCTGTTGACACCACTGTCGCATGTGTACTGA TTCACGGGCAGTTCAGGGACAGAGGCGTGAGGGTGGGAGTCAACGGCCAAGCTCTGAGCGAGTCTGATGCTAAAGAGAGACGATACAAGATCGGCATAAAGGAGGGGAGAGTGGAGGTCAGGGTTCCTACAGGAGCCTCTGGTGGACACATCAAG aGCGGTGTTGTCAGGGGACAGTACAGACAGCACATGTCTGTTGATCTGTTTTTGATGAGTCAGTGGGAGGATGACCGTTGGCCTCTCACACAGCTCCGCTCCCTCAGGCTCCTGAAGACTCCACTCATCCCTCAAACTCTTTTCTTAACCAGCA AAACATCCGAGGGATTATTTTCTGTTACCTTAGGCCCGTTTGCACCTGACGTCTCCATTCAGAAGGTGACTATAGATGGTGGTGGTGACATTTTAACCTGGACCCAAAGCCACCAAACGCGGAGTGACGCAGACGTTGCGGTTTCCAGACTCTCCTACGTCAACGGGAGCGTCTCCTTCCAGCTCAGTTTCCTGTTGTCACACCCAAAAGTAATCCCAGAG TTCATAGGTGCTGGTTATAAGACGTACAGCATCACTTTCATCTTCATTCTTAACATCTCACCCAATAAAGAGGTGTTGTACCATCAAGTCTCCACTGAGCATAGCGTCGAGTACACGG ctccagattCACCCAGACTGGAGGGGAAGTGCACAGCGAGCAgcctgctggtgctgctgcatcACGGGGCCCAGGCCGAGCTGCAGTGGGAGCTCTACCTCGGCACCCGGAAGCTCGACTGGGAGCTGGTGGAGATGGGCGGGTTCGTAGTGGAGGCTCAGGACGACTACTTAACTGTGGAGATCCCTCTGTACAGCCCTGGGATGAACTATGAG GAGTTGACATTGTGGAGTGTCGTTGCCGGTGTGAATGTGTTCGTTGTGGATGCTGAGTCTCTGGAAGTACGGGACAGCCTTCTCCTCAAATGCACGTTTGCTGTGACAGAACTTTTAG TGTGTTTGCCAGAAGGGAGGATGATGGCCGTGGTCGACACCACCCACACCATCCCCCCGACTCACCCCAACCGAACCACTCTGCTGGACCCCAGCTGTGCTCCCATGGAGACAGACAGTGCCAGAGCTCTGTTCAACTTCAGCCTGGACTCCTGTGGGACGATCGTCACT ACTGAGGGGAATTTCCTGGTTTATGAAAACCAGATCCGCTACAACCAAGATTTTCTGCCTCTGGATGATCCTGTTATACACAGAGATTCTCCGTACAG ACTGACGATCCAGTGTCGCTACCCTGCAAACAAGAGCAGCACCCTGTCGCTCCAGTATCCTGTGTATTCACATCTGGACCTTTCACCCATGATGCCGGTCAATCGCACACGCAGGGAAGCAAACACag GACAAAGAAAATGGAGGGTGCATTTGTAG
- the sst5 gene encoding somatostatin-1, giving the protein MTRRIYQLSASPLKQLNSRTTSSLVAQRSYFVFIPLVWRREGKMLRSQVQVILVALLSSVLLVSGAPRRDMQTSRPRAELTNDKALVHLLLLQFVSELMATRVEQMLPELEEEEEEEEEAAGGRVEVMRRHLPLSQRERKAGCRNFFWKTFTSC; this is encoded by the exons ATGACGAGACGTATTTATCAGCTCAGCGCTTCCCCACTCAAACAGTTAAACTCTCGCACCACCTCCTCGCTCGTTGCTCAGAggtcatattttgtttttattcctttgGTTTGGCGTCGCGAGGGGAAGATGCTCCGCTCTCAGGTGCAGGTGATTCTGGTGGCTttgctctcctctgtgctgctggtcAGCGGTGCTCCACGCAGGGACATGCAGACATCAAGACCAAGAGCAGAACTCACAAACGACAAG GCTCTCGTTCACTTGCTGCTTTTGCAGTTTGTCTCTGAGCTGATGGCGACGAGGGTAGAACAGATGCTGCCcgagctggaggaagaggaggaggaggaggaggaggcggctggaggcagagtggaggTGATGCGGCGGCACCTTCCCCTCTCTCAAAGAGAACGCAAAGCAGGCTGCCGCAACTTCTTCTGGAAGACGTTCACCTCGTGTTAA